Part of the Nicotiana sylvestris chromosome 2, ASM39365v2, whole genome shotgun sequence genome, CATTACCATAGCAGTCAAGCATGTTGCTTCCTCTTTATCTCTTCCTCTATAGCTACTACTAGACAAAAAGTGAAGCAACCTCCACACCACCTTCTATGGGCTCCATTTCCAAACTCTCTGACAAATACACTTAaccatttcttttttctttttttttttaaattccttGAAAAAAAAAGTTCATTTTCCCctaaattttacaattcttatgttcAACCGCCccctaaatttttaaaaataatttaaaaatatcatgCTAAAGATAATTACAACTGTCTACGATAATATGTAGATTAGTAACCTAACTTGCATAACACAATAAGTGACGGATTACAACTGGTAAAACTGCACTGATAATGTAAATTAGATTGATCTTTTACATTATCGGCGTATATAATTTAAAGCgctgtcttttttcttttctttttctagacTAGAAAATTACTTGAGCTAGCACATGAACGAGACTCAGCCGGAGGTGTAGCCAGAGCACCGTCGGTTTTGTGGGAAACTGCAGGGAACTCACCGCACTTCCGACACCGAGCAACTACGAGAATTTGACGACAAGAAGGGCACGAAGAGTGTGAACCCAACCAAGTATCAATACACTGAAGGTGAAAACTATGGCCACACTGCGGCAACACACGGATCTCATCCCCCACCGCATACTCCGCCAGACAAATGGCACACTCCGTCGTGAACGGCGTACCTTTCGCCGTTGTACTGCTGGGGTCATAAGTGAACTTAGGCAACGACTGCAACACTTTCTTCTTCAACCCTTTATTCGCCGCCGCCGAAGACTGACCACCAGCTCCGCCGCCTCCGGCGCCGGTTGCTCGCCGGAGCCACGCGCATCTTGCAACAGCGATGAGCCCCACCACACAAATTAATGCACAAAGCAAAGCAGCTAATATTACGACAAAGTCCGACTCCACTGCCACCGTAGATGGTGGCTCCGCCGCCGGCGTTGAAGGGGAAGTTGAAGAAGAGTTTGTGCTTAGCAGAAATCTAGCTGGACGAGTCATAATTGAAAAGAaattcaacaacaataatatgAGTACTAAGTACTATAATATAGAAGAACAACTGGGGACAATGGATGTAAAAGATGTGGTTGAAATGTCGGTAATTGATGTGAACTTAACAGCAGTGATAAAAACATATGAAAACGTCTCAAAGTCCGTAagatatatatagatataaaatCTGAGGGGAGTGTTGAATGGAAGGTATTGAAGACTACACATGTGGAGCAGAGAACAGATCCCTACTATTCTTCACTACAAATACTACTTAttgggtggcaaaatggttaaaagaaaagagttaatcactcatattattcattaaaaaattgattaaataatgaatttttaaaaacGAATCAAATATGGATAGAATCATATCATTCATTTAAAAAATAGATAATCAATGGGTAACCAATGGACGATTTGCAGCCATACCCTATATTTATGTCACCTTTTAAGTTATaccctatttttaaaaattattaatttcGTAACTAACTAACAAAAAATTCGTAATAATATGACCATTATACCCCTTCCAAAACATATAAAAGATGCATCGCGCACACCAGATTCAAATTCCAGATCGCCTCCGTCTCTCCTCCATCACTCCATCTCTCCTCAGATCGCCTCTCGCAAACCAGATTTGAACTAGAATCAAATTCcaaatttaaaattacaaaatagtattcaaattcatcttcagaatttaaaatagtttttgaaactgattgattgattgaagttGTTTGACGGATGAAACATGAACTCTTCACTGATATGCTGAATTTGTATTCTAAATCTATTTCACGTTGAATTCTAACATTCTAATCCGACAAATTCAAATATGCTGAAGTTTTCCACTgcataatatgctgaaatttttggtttatttgctaAACAAGCTGAGTTTTTACATGTGCTGAAGTATAtgtcttgtttatttgctaaacaagctgaagttatttaattaATCTTTTAAAACTTCAGCAAAACGaactgaagttttcctcctacactgggtaaaaaatattacataaattattatttaatattgaaCAAAAGTTCATCTTTAAAAACTTCAGGAAAACGAGCCGAAGTTTTTCTCTTACActgggtaaaaaaaaaaaaaacataaattaaaattacatattgcacaaaaacttcagcataggtgctgaagttttttagttaatctttaaaaccttcagcaaaacgagctgaagttttcctcccaCACTGGGTAAAAAGTAAAaacataattataattttatattgacatgctgaagttttttagttcatcTTTATAAGCTTCAGCAAAATGAgttgaagttttcctcctacactgggtaaaaaataaaacataaattaaaattacatattgcacaaaaacttcagcataaagtactgaagttttttagttcatctttaaaaacttcagcaaacgagctgaagttttttgttcATTCTTGAATATTTAGCAAaacgagctgaagttttcctcctgcactatgtattttattatgattttttggaaaaacttcataccaaaaaatgctTAAGTTTTCCAGAATATGTAAAACATTTTTCATATAATTTTtagtatgctgaagtttttttagttCATCTACTAAAAAATGTTTAATATTTTGTCCTGCAATATGAAACTTTCGGATAAGTTTTTGTTAATTCCTCTGttattttctaagtttaaaaaggaTTAATATTAAAAAACGCACAAAAACATTAATACAAAAACATCATTTttcattaaataaaataaaacataaattaaaattacaaattgcacaaaaacttcagcataaaatgttgattttttttagttCATTCTTGAAAACTTCAGCAAAGGGAGCTGAAGTATTTTCCTCCTGCACTCtgtattttattatgattttttaaaaaaacttcatAATACTAAAAACCACCAGTTGAAGGAACCGCATTAAATACCTTTGAACGAATCCGGCTACATGGTAATTGTCCAATTAAAAGCATTAAATTCAATTCCTCTTCTGTAGGAATTATATCCAACACCTTAAAGTTGCGATATCTCGgtttaatacaaaaaaaaattatgagGGGAAAAAAACTAATACGTCAACATATTAAGacaaagacaaaaataaaaaaaataacttacATCATGATTATTGAAGAAATCAAAAAGTTCATTATATTTAGGATCTCCCACATATACATAACGTAACATCTTGCGAACAGGGTATCAAGGTACTCATCCTCACTGGGAAGCGCTCATAGAACCAAGCACATAACGGATATGGAAATCCACCAACTTTATACTCAGTTGAATGATATTTGTTCTGCTTGTCCAATGCATATTTTAGTGAGTAAATGAGCTTCTCATAATACACATTACCCCAAGGATATTCAGCACAAATCTTATCATCTTCAACAATAGCTGCATATTCCTCCAGCACAGATGATTCAGTCTTTTTCCCAAACAAAATAGACTCTACAACAAGAATTTCCATAAGCTTCACATCATCAGCATCACTCTCGCATACGTGACTGTGATTCACAACATTCTTTGGAATTTCATTCTGAGTCATAAAATCTCGAATATCCTTCAAAGGTCACACCCTTAGACTTACCAAAATAGCGCTTCAGAATATTGCTCTctcgattaattagtttttcaacATTATGTGCTGTGATCCGCAAACCGCACATAATGTGAAAATCTTCAAGGGTGAAGGAAACATCATGAccaaaaatcttgaaactaatGGAGTCTCGATCATTAGTGAATATTCGAGAAAGACACAAACAATGAACCAACTTCATGCTGCATTTGAAATTCTCCATAGCCATAATATATCGAAATGTACCATTATTAAGCTTATCCCGTTGTACATGAGTCAAGAAACTTGCAATTAAACTCTTCAAATCGTGGTTCCTCTTCCAGTAACCCTTACAGTTAAACCAAtctcaaaaatcaaaatatattTGCCCTGGTTTTGTAAGTGGAGCAGCAGGGACGAAAGGACCTGGGGGTATTATAGGTTGTTTAGGTGCTTTAGGTGCATTAGCTGCTTTACGTGCTTTAGCTACTTTAGGATCTTTAGGTGTCATCTgttcaaaaaaagtaaaagatacaaaaaataacatcaggacattatcaaaaaatcagttaaaacttcaactctaagaaGGCTAAAGTTCGcgagttacaaacaaaaacttcagctctagagctgaagttcgccagttacaaacaaaaacttcagctcctagagctgaacttcaccagttacaaaaacaaaaacttcagctgctaaagctgaagttcaccagttacaaaacatTAGCAAAAAACATgctgtagtttttacaaaaaacaaaaacacaaattcaaatccaaaaataatgctgaaattcataaaaaatataacaaaaaaaaaaacacaaaacatgaaacaaatcttcagctcctatctaaggtatcattgaagtattataaacttcacactttaatagtatcatctatttaactctcaaaaattttaaaaatttcgaCGTCTCCAAAAATCActgaagaatttatagaatttttatCAACAACACAAACACACGTTCAAAGAACCTAAAAACATAATCGTAAAAGTAAAACTAATGCACTTATCAAACTAAACCCTAAGAAACTATTTTATCATAAATACATGactatcaaaaccaaaaccagaaattaaatcgtaaaaattaatactaaaataaaacccaggaAGTTAATGCAATGTACATGTGATTAAATCGTAATGTTATTGAGGAACAAAcagttgaaaaatcaaaaaccgTTTGATTTTAGAGAAGAACACATCAAAACGCGCGAATAACGGGAGAGAGAGAGTAGAGGAGTAGCGTATACTTGGAGAGAAAGTAGTCTTTTAATAAAGAAGGGCAAAATAGTGTTTTCAAAAGGCTTTTAACAAAAAACGGGTACGGGTGcaaacagaaaaacaaagtggCTATAGGTTAAAAAGGGGCGCCCCCATGCAATTTTTACGTAACCAATAGGTCTagcttttatatttgtaaagcctcaaattggaggTTCCTCAAATTATGGAGActaaaaattctcccaaaagtgatcatatgcaagaagtcatggataatatgattaaccatattatccgccggttaacccgttttttatgcgtattaaatatgggtcggatcAGATAATTGATCCATTTTTTCATTATCCGTTTTCGATCCGAACCATATCCGATCCGACCCGCATGTTTGTCACTCCTACTATTGGCTATTACAAGCAGACACGTTTCGTTTTTTATTAAATGATTAAGAGAGgtaattaataaattaaaaaaatggtAGCCCGGCGCACTTAGCTCCCGCTAGGGGCGGAGTCCGAGGAAGGGCCGGACCATAAGAGTCTATTCTACGCTTTCTTAACCTGTA contains:
- the LOC104223072 gene encoding RING-H2 finger protein ATL80-like — translated: MTRPARFLLSTNSSSTSPSTPAAEPPSTVAVESDFVVILAALLCALICVVGLIAVARCAWLRRATGAGGGGAGGQSSAAANKGLKKKVLQSLPKFTYDPSSTTAKGTPFTTECAICLAEYAVGDEIRVLPQCGHSFHLQCIDTWLGSHSSCPSCRQILVVARCRKCGEFPAVSHKTDGALATPPAESRSCASSSNFLV